In one window of Erinaceus europaeus chromosome 17, mEriEur2.1, whole genome shotgun sequence DNA:
- the CARS1 gene encoding cysteine--tRNA ligase, cytoplasmic yields the protein MAGSTGEQGRGRRVQPHWSPPAGSEPCRLRLYNSLTRSKEVFVPQNGKKVTWYCCGPTVYDASHMGHARSYISFDILRRVLRDYFKYDVFYCMNITDIDDKIIRRARQNHLFEQYLQKRPLPAQLLEDVHAALKPLALKLQETTDPATLQMLARIQQAVERAQEPLETAVRTQRPADEVRGLAETLLEQAKDLLSDWLDSTHGSEVVDNSIFSRLPKFWEEEFHKDMAALNVLPPDVLTRVSEYVPEIVNFVQQIVDNGYGYASNGSVYFDTAKFAASEKHSYGKLVPEAVGDQKALQEGEGDLSISADRLSEKRAPNDFALWKASKPGEPSWPCPWGKGRPGWHIECSAMAGTLLGASMDIHGGGFDLRFPHHDNELAQSEAYFENDCWVRYFLHTGHLTIAGCKMSKSLKNFITIKDALKKHSARQLRLAFLMHSWKDTLDYSSNTMESALQYERFLSEFFLNVKDILRAPVDITGQFEKWDEEERELNQSFYDKKSSVHEALCDNVDTRTVLEELRALVSQCNLYMAARKAERRQPNRALLESVALYLTHMLKIFGAIEGESSLGFPVGGPGTGQNLEATVMPYLQALSEFREGVRRIAREKRVPEVLQLCDTLRDDVLPELGVRLEDHEGLPTVVKLVDRDTLLKEREGKRRVEEEKRKKKEEAARKKQEQEAAKLARMKVPPSEMFLSERDKYSRFDENGLPTHDMEGKELSKGQAKKLRKLFEAQEKLHKEYLQTAQNGSLQ from the exons GAGGTGTTTGTTCCTCAGAATGGGAAGAAGGTGACGTGGTACTGCTGCGGACCGACCGTCTACGATGCCTCCCACATGGGGCACGCCAG GTCTTACATCTCCTTCGACATACTGAGAAGAGTCTTGAGGGATTACTTCAAGTACGACGTCTTCTACTGCATGAACATCACAGACATTGATGATAAG ATCATCAGGAGGGCACGGCAGAACCACTTGTTTGAGCAGTATCTCCAGAAGAGGCCCCTGCCCGCTCAGCTCCTGGAGGATGTTCACGCGGCCCTGAAG CCCCTTGCCCTGAAGCTGCAGGAGACCACGGACCCCGCCACGCTGCAGATGCTGGCGCGCATTCAGCAGGCCGTGGAGCGGGCCCAGGAGCCCCTGGAGACGGCCGTGCGGACCCAGCGCCCCGCAGACGAAGTCCGTGGCCTAGCGGAG ACGTTGCTGGAACAAGCAAAGGATCTGCTCTCTGACTGGCTGGATTCCACGCATGGCAGCGAAGTGGTGGACAATTCTATTTTCTCCAGACTGCCAAAGTTCTGGGAAGAGGAGTTCCACAAGGACATGGCAGCCCTGAAC GTTCTACCTCCCGACGTCCTCACGCGGGTCAGCGAGTACGTGCCAGAGATTGTGAACTTTGTCCAGCAGATTGTGGACAACGGTTATGG CTACGCTTCAAATGGGTCTGTCTACTTTGACACGGCCAAGTTCGCTGCCAGCGAGAAGCACTCCTATGGGAAGCTGGTTCCGGAGGCCGTGGGGGATCAGAAAgccctgcaggagggggaag GTGACCTGAGCATCTCGGCGGACCGCCTGAGCGAGAAGCGGGCCCCCAACGACTTCGCCCTGTGGAAGGCCTCCAAGCCAGGGGAGCCGTCCTGGCCGTGCCCATGGGGCAAG GGGCGTCCGGGATGGCACATCGAGTGCTCCGCTATGGCTGGGACCCTGCTGGGAGCCTCCATGGACATCCACGGAGGCGGCTTCGACCTGCGGTTCCCCCACCACGACAACGAGCTGGCACAGTCCGAG GCCTACTTTGAGAACGACTGCTGGGTCAGGTACTTCCTGCACACGGGCCACCTGACGATCGCAGGCTGCAAGATGTCCAAGTCGCTCAAGAACTTCATCACCATCAAGGACGCCCTGAAGAAGCACTCAG CGCGGCAGCTGCGCCTGGCCTTTCTCATGCACTCCTGGAAGGACACGCTGGACTACTCGAGCAACACCATGGAGTCGGCCCTGCAGTACGAGAGGTTCCTGAGC GAGTTTTTCCTGAATGTGAAAGACATTCTTCGGGCCCCTGTGGATATAACCGGCCAGTTTGAAAAGTGGGACGAGGAGGAAAGAGAACTAAACCAGAG CTTCTACGACAAGAAAAGCTCCGTTCACGAGGCGCTCTGTGACAACGTGGACACACGCACCGTCCTGGAGGAGCTGCGGGCACTGGTCAGCCAGTGCAACCTATACATGGCAGCGCGCAAGGCGGAGAGGAGGCAGCCCAACCGTGCCCTGCTGGAGAGCGTGGCCCTGTACCTCACCCACATGCTGAAG ATCTTTGGGGCCATCGAAGGGGAGAGCTCCCTGGGCTTCCCGGTCGGGGGACCTGGCACCGGCCAGAAT CTCGAGGCCACCGTGATGCCGTACCTGCAGGCGCTGTCCGAGTTCCGGGAAGGGGTGCGAAGGATCGCCCGGGAGAAGAGAG TGCCCGAGGTCCTGCAGCTCTGTGACACCCTGCGGGATGACGTCCTGCCCGAGCTCGGCGTGCGGCTTGAAGATCACGAAG GGCTTCCGACCGTCGTCAAGCTGGTTGACAGAGACACCttgttgaaagagagagaaggaaagagaagg gtggaagaagagaagaggaagaagaaggaggaggctgCCAGGAAGAAGCAGGAGCAAGAG GCGGCGAAGCTGGCCCGCATGAAGGTCCCGCCCAGTGAGATGTTCCTGTCTGAGAGAGACAAGTACTCCCGGTTTGATGAGAAC GGGCTGCCCACACACGACATGGAAGGTAAGGAGCTGAGCAAGGGCCAAGCCAAGAAGCTGAGGAAGCTCTTCGAAGCCCAGGAGAAGCTCCACAAGGAATACCTGCAGACGGCTCAGAACGGGAGCCTCCAGTGA